The Linepithema humile isolate Giens D197 chromosome 2, Lhum_UNIL_v1.0, whole genome shotgun sequence genome has a segment encoding these proteins:
- the LOC105677614 gene encoding ankyrin repeat and MYND domain-containing protein 2, whose product MAPATEGLTDLQRDVFTKISNNEVCELKTLLASNKLKMDFVDENGMSPLQHACYKGNKEIVQMLLDQGADVNACQHEHAYTALHFAALSGNAELCHLLMSHGARLTATNSVGRTAAQMAAFVGNHNCVATINNFIPKADIDYYIKPQGLQTEPMLPPHLADCFHKFIMQVNVHPVRVCMNLQRFSALLENAAKIQKVLESMRYREMTRGADTNEVMAFKYHYLSCVVAEVLKCQKRQEAMKAEKSEKSDTVELLVRRFLKCSKNDGLPEYQEAFLREAVREFPFRESTIFRQMVATLASTDPPSAVSVVCAAINGQRGFSDNAQTCVTCGEDKATKKCSKCKAVQYCDRECQRLHWFMHKKACARLGQSPANNGKMTDVDKEQISNAVGSRLQNLAVK is encoded by the exons ATGGCGCCTGCTACGGAGGGTCTCACGGATTTGCAGAGAGacgtttttacaaaaatcagcAATAATGAAGTCTGCGAGCTCAAAACACTGTTGGCGTCGAATAAACTCAAAATGGATTTTGTGGATGAGAATGGCATGAGCCCTCTTCAGCATGCCTGTTACAAGGGAAACAAGGAGATTGTGCAGATGCTCTTGGATCAG GGTGCGGACGTGAATGCGTGTCAGCATGAGCACGCGTATACTGCTCTTCATTTCGCCGCTTTAAGCGGAAACGCGGAATTGTGTCATCTTTTAATGTCGCACGGAGCACGCTTGACAGCGACCAACAGTGTGGGCAGAACCGCCGCTCAGATGGCAGCATTTGTGGGGAATCACAATTGCGTAGCGACTATCAATAACTTTATTCCAAAGGCTGATATAGATTACTACATTAAGCCTCAGGGTCTGCAGACTGAACCCATGCTACCACCGCATCTGGCAGATTGTTTTCACAAGTTCATCATGCAAGTCAATGTGCACCCTGTACGTGTCTGTATGAACTTACAAAGATTCTCCGCTCTTCTGGAAAACGCAGCGAAG ATACAAAAAGTATTGGAATCTATGCGCTACAGAGAAATGACACGGGGCGCCGACACGAATGAGGTGATGGCctttaaatatcattatctCAGTTGCGTCGTGGCCGAGGtattaaaatgtcaaaagCGACAAGAGGCTATGAAAGCGGAGAAAAGTGAAAAGTCCGACACTGTAGAACTATTGGTACGAAGGTTCTTGAAGTGCAGCAAAAACGATGGTCTACCGGAATATCAAGAGGCGTTTCTGCGAGAAGCTGTGAGAGAATTTCCGTTCAGAGAGAGCACAATTTTTCGCCAAATGGTCGCTACGTTGGCGAGCACAGACCCGCCGTCCGCCGTTTCGGTAGTCTGTGCCGCGATCAACGGCCAGCGGGGCTTTTCCGATAATGCCCAGACATGTGTGACCTGCGGCGAAGACAAGGCCACGAAAAAGTGTAGCAAGTGCAAAGCGGTCCAGTATTGCGACAGAGAATGCCAGAGATTGCATTGGTTCATGCACAAAAAGGCCTGCGCCAGATTAGGCCAGTCGCCGGCTAATAACGGAAAGATGACGGATGTAGATAAGGAACAAATCAGCAATGCCGTCGGTTCCAGACTACAAAATCTAGCtgttaaataa